One genomic segment of Tachyglossus aculeatus isolate mTacAcu1 chromosome 17, mTacAcu1.pri, whole genome shotgun sequence includes these proteins:
- the TRPV3 gene encoding transient receptor potential cation channel subfamily V member 3 isoform X2, giving the protein MNKTQKELIPLMGKKTNPPSSTSAGLLEKKSSEVTPTKKSSHFFLEIEGFEPNPAVSKPSPPIFSKPMDSNIRQCVSGNCDDMDSPQSPQDDITETPSNPNSPCVNLAREQNRNKKKLKKCIFAAVSEGNVEELDCLLVELKELSKRRRNVDIQDYLMHKFTASDTGKTFLMKALLNINPNTKEIVRHLLSFAEENGILERFINAEYTEEAYKGQTALNIAIERRQCEITETLIEKGADINVHAKGLFFNPKYEHEGFYFGETPLALAACTNQPEIVQMLMDNNKTDIASQDSRGNTILHALVTVAEDFKTQNDFVKQMYDRILLRSKNMALETMQNNDGLTPLQLAAKMGKSEILKYILSREIKEKPKRSLSRKFTDWAYGPVSSSLYDLTKVDTTTDNSVLEIIVYNTNIDNRHEMLTLEPLHTLLHMKWKKFAKYMFFMSFCLYFFYNITLTLVSYYRPREEEALPHPLALTHKMGWLQLLGRMFVMIWATCITVKEGIAIFLLRPSDLQSILSDAWFHFAFFIQAVLVILSVFLYLFAYKEYLACLVLAMALGWANMLYYTRGFQSMGMYSVMIQKVILHDVLKFLFVYIVFLLGFGVALASLIEKCPPNESECSSYGSFSDAVLELFKLTIGLGDLSIQQNSKYPILFLFLLITYVILTFVLLLNMLIALMGETVENISKESERIWRLQRARTILEFEKLLPEWLRSKFRLGELCKVADNDFRLCLRINEVKWTEWKTHVSFISEDPGPGRHSGTFGLKKIQDVSRSNSKTTLNAFDEIEDFPETSV; this is encoded by the exons TGTATCTGGAAACTGTGATGATATGGATTCTCCGCAGTCTCCTCAAGATGATATAACAGAGACACCCTCAAACCCGAACAGTCCATG cGTTAACCTGGCTCgagaacaaaacagaaacaaaaaaaaattgaagaagTGTATATTTGCAGCAGTATCAGAAGGCAATGTCGAAGAACTCGACTGCTTGCTTGTGGAATTGAAGGAGCTTTCAAAAAGACGTAGAAATGTGGATATTCAAG ATTATTTGATGCATAAATTTACTGCCTCAGACACTGGGAAGACTTTTCTGATGAAGGCCTTGTTGAACATCAACCCGAATACAAAAGAAATAGTGAGACACCTACTCTCCTTCGCAGAAGAAAATGGAATTTTAGAAAGGTTTATTAATGCAGAGTACACAGAAGAAGCTTACAAAG GGCAGACAGCACTCAACATCGCCATTGAGCGGAGACAGTGTGAGATCACCGAGACCCTTATTGAGAAAGGGGCAGACATCAATGTACACGCAAAGGGCTTGTTCTTTAACCCCAAGTATGAGCATGAAGGCTTTTACTTCG GTGAAACTCCCTTGGCTCTGGCGGCGTGTACCAACCAGCCTGAAATAGTACAGATGCTGATGGACAATAACAAAACCGACATTGCCTCCCAGGATTCCCGTGGGAACACAATCCTTCACGCGCTGGTCACTGTGGCTGAAGACTTTAAAACCCAAAACGACTTTGTCAAACAAATGTACGACAGGATCTTACTGAGGAGTAAGAACATGGCTTTGGAAACCATGCAGAACAATGATGGTCTCACCCCGCTGCAGTTGGCTGCCAAAATGGGAAAGtcggag ATCCTGAAGTACATTCTCAGCCGAGAGATAAAAGAAAAACCCAAGAGGAGTCTCTCCAGAAAATTCACAGATTGGGCTTATGGCCCAGTTTCATCTTCTCTCTATGACCTGACCAAAGTAGATACGACGACAGACAACTCAGTGTTGGAAATTATTGTGTACAATACAAATATTGAT AACCGCCATGAGATGTTGACGCTGGAACCTCTGCACACCTTGCTGCACATGAAATGGAAGAAGTTTGCGAAATACATGTTCTTTATGTCATTTTGCTTATATTTCTTTTACAACATCACATTAACCCTCGTCTCTTACTACCGGCCCAGGGAAGAGGAG GCACTCCCTCATCCATTAGCTCTGACCCACAAAATGGGGTGGCTGCAGTTGCTGGGAAGAATGTTTGTCATGATCTGGGCCACGTGCATCACTGTGAAAGAG GGCATAGCAATCTTTCTGCTGAGGCCCTCAGACCTGCAGTCCATTCTCTCAGACGCCTGGTTCCACTTTGCCTT TTTTATACAAGCTGTGCTTGTGATCTTGTCTGTCTTCTTGTACTTGTTTGCCTACAAAGAATACCTAGCATGCCTCGTATTGGCAATGGCACTAGGATGGGCTAACATGTTGTACTACACTAGAGGATTTCAGTCTATGGGGATGTACAGCGTCATGATTCAAAAG GTCATTTTACATGATGTGCTGAAATTTCTATTTGTATATATAGTTTTCTTGCTTGGATTTGGAGTag CCCTCGCCTCACTGATAGAAAAGTGCCCCCCAAATGAAAGCGAATGCAGCTCCTATGGCAGTTTCAGCGACGCTGTGTTGGAGCTTTTCAAACTCACCATAGGCTTGGGAGACCTCAGCATTCAGCAGAATTCCAAATATCCCATTCTGTTCCTCTTCCTGCTTATCACTTATGTGATCCTAACTTTTGTCCTCCTCCTGAACATGCTAATTGCCCTGATGGGAGAAACAGTGGAAAACATCTCCAAAGAGAGTGAGCGTATCTGGAGGCTCCAG AGAGCCAGAACCATTTTGGAGTTTGAGAAACTGCTACCAGAGTGGCTGAGAAGTAAATTCCGGTTGGGAGAACTGTGCAAAGTAGCTGACAATGATTTCAGACTGTGCTTAAG GATTAATGAAGTGAAATGGACAGAGTGGAAAACTCATGTTTCATTTATCAGTGAAGACCCAGGTCCTGGAAGGCACTCAGGTACTTTTG GTTTGAAAAAAATACAAGATGTTTCACGTTCGAATAGCAAAACCACTCTCAACGCATTTGATGAAATTGAAGATTTTCCTGAAACTTCTGTGTAG
- the TRPV3 gene encoding transient receptor potential cation channel subfamily V member 3 isoform X1, translated as MNKTQKELIPLMGKKTNPPSSTSAGLLEKKSSEVTPTKKSSHFFLEIEGFEPNPAVSKPSPPIFSKPMDSNIRQCVSGNCDDMDSPQSPQDDITETPSNPNSPCVNLAREQNRNKKKLKKCIFAAVSEGNVEELDCLLVELKELSKRRRNVDIQDYLMHKFTASDTGKTFLMKALLNINPNTKEIVRHLLSFAEENGILERFINAEYTEEAYKGQTALNIAIERRQCEITETLIEKGADINVHAKGLFFNPKYEHEGFYFGETPLALAACTNQPEIVQMLMDNNKTDIASQDSRGNTILHALVTVAEDFKTQNDFVKQMYDRILLRSKNMALETMQNNDGLTPLQLAAKMGKSEILKYILSREIKEKPKRSLSRKFTDWAYGPVSSSLYDLTKVDTTTDNSVLEIIVYNTNIDNRHEMLTLEPLHTLLHMKWKKFAKYMFFMSFCLYFFYNITLTLVSYYRPREEEALPHPLALTHKMGWLQLLGRMFVMIWATCITVKEGIAIFLLRPSDLQSILSDAWFHFAFFIQAVLVILSVFLYLFAYKEYLACLVLAMALGWANMLYYTRGFQSMGMYSVMIQKVILHDVLKFLFVYIVFLLGFGVALASLIEKCPPNESECSSYGSFSDAVLELFKLTIGLGDLSIQQNSKYPILFLFLLITYVILTFVLLLNMLIALMGETVENISKESERIWRLQRARTILEFEKLLPEWLRSKFRLGELCKVADNDFRLCLRINEVKWTEWKTHVSFISEDPGPGRHSGLKKIQDVSRSNSKTTLNAFDEIEDFPETSV; from the exons TGTATCTGGAAACTGTGATGATATGGATTCTCCGCAGTCTCCTCAAGATGATATAACAGAGACACCCTCAAACCCGAACAGTCCATG cGTTAACCTGGCTCgagaacaaaacagaaacaaaaaaaaattgaagaagTGTATATTTGCAGCAGTATCAGAAGGCAATGTCGAAGAACTCGACTGCTTGCTTGTGGAATTGAAGGAGCTTTCAAAAAGACGTAGAAATGTGGATATTCAAG ATTATTTGATGCATAAATTTACTGCCTCAGACACTGGGAAGACTTTTCTGATGAAGGCCTTGTTGAACATCAACCCGAATACAAAAGAAATAGTGAGACACCTACTCTCCTTCGCAGAAGAAAATGGAATTTTAGAAAGGTTTATTAATGCAGAGTACACAGAAGAAGCTTACAAAG GGCAGACAGCACTCAACATCGCCATTGAGCGGAGACAGTGTGAGATCACCGAGACCCTTATTGAGAAAGGGGCAGACATCAATGTACACGCAAAGGGCTTGTTCTTTAACCCCAAGTATGAGCATGAAGGCTTTTACTTCG GTGAAACTCCCTTGGCTCTGGCGGCGTGTACCAACCAGCCTGAAATAGTACAGATGCTGATGGACAATAACAAAACCGACATTGCCTCCCAGGATTCCCGTGGGAACACAATCCTTCACGCGCTGGTCACTGTGGCTGAAGACTTTAAAACCCAAAACGACTTTGTCAAACAAATGTACGACAGGATCTTACTGAGGAGTAAGAACATGGCTTTGGAAACCATGCAGAACAATGATGGTCTCACCCCGCTGCAGTTGGCTGCCAAAATGGGAAAGtcggag ATCCTGAAGTACATTCTCAGCCGAGAGATAAAAGAAAAACCCAAGAGGAGTCTCTCCAGAAAATTCACAGATTGGGCTTATGGCCCAGTTTCATCTTCTCTCTATGACCTGACCAAAGTAGATACGACGACAGACAACTCAGTGTTGGAAATTATTGTGTACAATACAAATATTGAT AACCGCCATGAGATGTTGACGCTGGAACCTCTGCACACCTTGCTGCACATGAAATGGAAGAAGTTTGCGAAATACATGTTCTTTATGTCATTTTGCTTATATTTCTTTTACAACATCACATTAACCCTCGTCTCTTACTACCGGCCCAGGGAAGAGGAG GCACTCCCTCATCCATTAGCTCTGACCCACAAAATGGGGTGGCTGCAGTTGCTGGGAAGAATGTTTGTCATGATCTGGGCCACGTGCATCACTGTGAAAGAG GGCATAGCAATCTTTCTGCTGAGGCCCTCAGACCTGCAGTCCATTCTCTCAGACGCCTGGTTCCACTTTGCCTT TTTTATACAAGCTGTGCTTGTGATCTTGTCTGTCTTCTTGTACTTGTTTGCCTACAAAGAATACCTAGCATGCCTCGTATTGGCAATGGCACTAGGATGGGCTAACATGTTGTACTACACTAGAGGATTTCAGTCTATGGGGATGTACAGCGTCATGATTCAAAAG GTCATTTTACATGATGTGCTGAAATTTCTATTTGTATATATAGTTTTCTTGCTTGGATTTGGAGTag CCCTCGCCTCACTGATAGAAAAGTGCCCCCCAAATGAAAGCGAATGCAGCTCCTATGGCAGTTTCAGCGACGCTGTGTTGGAGCTTTTCAAACTCACCATAGGCTTGGGAGACCTCAGCATTCAGCAGAATTCCAAATATCCCATTCTGTTCCTCTTCCTGCTTATCACTTATGTGATCCTAACTTTTGTCCTCCTCCTGAACATGCTAATTGCCCTGATGGGAGAAACAGTGGAAAACATCTCCAAAGAGAGTGAGCGTATCTGGAGGCTCCAG AGAGCCAGAACCATTTTGGAGTTTGAGAAACTGCTACCAGAGTGGCTGAGAAGTAAATTCCGGTTGGGAGAACTGTGCAAAGTAGCTGACAATGATTTCAGACTGTGCTTAAG GATTAATGAAGTGAAATGGACAGAGTGGAAAACTCATGTTTCATTTATCAGTGAAGACCCAGGTCCTGGAAGGCACTCAG GTTTGAAAAAAATACAAGATGTTTCACGTTCGAATAGCAAAACCACTCTCAACGCATTTGATGAAATTGAAGATTTTCCTGAAACTTCTGTGTAG